The proteins below are encoded in one region of Archocentrus centrarchus isolate MPI-CPG fArcCen1 chromosome 13, fArcCen1, whole genome shotgun sequence:
- the LOC115790175 gene encoding LOW QUALITY PROTEIN: U1 small nuclear ribonucleoprotein A-like (The sequence of the model RefSeq protein was modified relative to this genomic sequence to represent the inferred CDS: inserted 3 bases in 2 codons) yields the protein MATAEVRLNHTIYINNLNEKIKKDELKKSLYAIFSQFGQILDILVARNIKMKGQAFVIFKEINSASNALRSMQGFPFYDKPMRIQYAKTDSDIIAKMKGTYVERDRKKEKKXKTKGPDATGPKKGVAGGAAPMVAGVPAAMPGMPPMSQAPRMMHMPGQPPYMPPPGMMPPPGMAPGQMPPGAIPPGQMMPGQMPQQVAENPPNHILFLTNLPEETNELMLSMLFNQFPGFKEVRLVPGRHDXAFVEFENEVQAGAARDALQGFKITQTNAMKISFAKK from the exons ATGGCTACTGCGGAGGTCCGGCTCAACCACACCATCTACATCAACAACCTGAATGAGAAAATCAAGAAAGATG AGTTGAAAAAGTCGCTGTACGCCATCTTCTCGCAGTTCGGACAGATTTTGGACATCCTGGTGGCTCGGAACATAAAGATGAAGGGTCAGGCCTTTGTTATCTTCAAAGAGATTAACAGCGCCTCCAATGCGCTGAGATCCATGCAGGGGTTCCCCTTCTACGACAAACCAATG CGTATCCAGTATGCAAAGACAGACTCTGACATCATAGCTAAAATGAAAGGGACTTACGTTGAGCGTGACcgcaaaaaagagaagaa gaagaccAAAGGACCTGATGCCACTGGACCTAAGAAGGGTGTAGCAGGAGGTGCTGCACCCATGGTCGCTGGTGTGCCTGCTGCCATGCCT GGAATGCCTCCAATGAGCCAGGCACCCCGCATGATGCACATGCCAGGCCAGCCGCCTTACATGCCCCCTCCAGGCATGATGCCACCTCCAGGGATGGCGCCTGGCCAAATGCCCCCTGGTGCCATTCCTCCTGGTCAGATGATGCCTGGACAAATGCCCCAGCAG GTTGCAGAAAATCCACCCAATCACATCCTCTTCCTCACCAACCTTCCAGAGGAGACCAATGAGCTCATGCTCTCCATGCTCTTCAACCA GTTCCCAGGGTTCAAGGAGGTGCGTTTGGTCCCGGGACGCCACG ATGCATTTGTGGAGTTTGAGAACGAGGTGCAGGCCGGCGCTGCACGAGATGCACTACAAGGCTTCAAGATCACACAAACGAATGCAATGAAGATTTCATTCGCTAAGAAATGA